Proteins encoded by one window of bacterium:
- the purL gene encoding phosphoribosylformylglycinamidine synthase subunit PurL, with translation MTRAAAVDAAALCGLPASDYREICRRLGRDPNPVEARMYGVMWSEHCGYKHSRAALRRLPTSSPRVLTGPGENAGVVSIGRGWALAFKMESHNHPSAVDPYNGAATGIGGIIRDVLAMGARPVALLNSLRFGPLDEPRARRICSGVVAGIAGYGNAVGVPTVGGELLTAACYRDNPLVNVACLGMVRADQVARSAAEGAGSAVLYAGARTGRDGIGGAAFASTELDEGRAQADRASVQMGDPFTGKLLIEATLEALATGAVLAIQDMGAAGLTCATSEMAARGRVGMAIDLDRVPLREAGMRPEEILLSESQERMLLVVRAEEVERAAAAYRRWGLAAEVIGQVTAEARLRVTAGGQTIVDLPPESLADAPIYDPQASVPAELEARWRLDPAAVPVHDPVEALLVLLRHPDVASKRGIYEQYDHMVGVRTVTPPGADAAVLRLITAPPLGLALTSDGNGRWCASDPRRGAALSVLEAAANLACVGAEPLAVTDCLNFGSPERPEVFWAFRETIEGIAEACEGLGVPVIGGNVSFYNEAEGGEGPGRAIFPTPVVAMVGLLDDVARAGRMGFAREGDLVVLLGDPGGTLGASLYQCAFGGEVRGRPANPELERSARAIACAREAVRAGVVSSVHDAGDGGIAVALAEACMAGETGASVTLPDGPVAEVWFGEGPARFVASLPPERLDSLDELARRHGVSVRVLGHVGGPALRLAQAGDAGPTDPIELPLAKMTEAWEGLEV, from the coding sequence ATGACGCGGGCCGCTGCGGTTGACGCCGCCGCCCTCTGCGGGCTCCCGGCCTCGGACTACCGCGAGATCTGCCGGCGGTTGGGCCGCGATCCCAACCCGGTAGAGGCGCGGATGTACGGCGTGATGTGGTCGGAGCACTGCGGCTACAAGCACTCCCGGGCAGCCCTGCGCCGGCTGCCCACATCCTCACCGCGCGTGCTGACCGGTCCTGGTGAGAACGCCGGCGTGGTCTCCATCGGCAGGGGATGGGCCCTGGCGTTCAAGATGGAGAGCCACAACCATCCCAGCGCCGTTGACCCATACAACGGCGCCGCCACCGGCATTGGCGGCATTATCCGGGACGTGCTGGCCATGGGCGCGCGGCCGGTGGCGCTGCTCAACTCGCTGCGGTTCGGTCCTCTGGACGAGCCCAGGGCCAGGAGGATCTGCAGCGGGGTGGTTGCCGGGATTGCCGGCTACGGCAACGCGGTGGGCGTGCCGACGGTGGGCGGGGAGCTGCTGACCGCCGCGTGCTACCGGGACAACCCGCTGGTGAACGTCGCCTGTCTGGGCATGGTGCGCGCGGACCAGGTGGCCCGATCCGCGGCAGAGGGGGCTGGCAGCGCGGTCCTGTACGCCGGCGCGCGCACCGGCCGTGACGGAATCGGCGGTGCGGCGTTCGCCTCGACCGAGCTGGACGAGGGACGCGCGCAGGCGGATCGGGCTTCGGTGCAGATGGGCGATCCGTTCACGGGCAAGCTGCTGATAGAGGCCACGCTGGAGGCCCTTGCCACGGGCGCCGTGCTGGCCATACAGGACATGGGCGCGGCCGGGCTCACCTGCGCGACAAGCGAGATGGCGGCGCGAGGCCGCGTGGGCATGGCGATAGACCTGGACCGGGTGCCGCTGCGCGAGGCCGGGATGCGGCCCGAGGAGATATTGCTGAGCGAGTCGCAGGAGCGGATGCTCCTGGTGGTGCGCGCGGAAGAGGTGGAACGCGCCGCCGCGGCCTACCGCCGGTGGGGGCTGGCCGCGGAGGTGATAGGACAGGTTACCGCCGAAGCGCGCCTGCGCGTGACCGCCGGCGGGCAGACCATAGTGGACCTTCCTCCCGAGAGTCTGGCGGACGCCCCGATCTATGATCCCCAGGCCTCGGTGCCGGCCGAACTGGAGGCGCGGTGGAGGCTCGATCCCGCGGCTGTTCCTGTCCACGACCCAGTGGAGGCGCTGCTCGTTCTCCTGCGCCATCCCGACGTGGCGAGCAAGCGGGGGATCTACGAACAGTACGACCACATGGTGGGGGTCAGGACCGTTACCCCGCCCGGGGCCGACGCCGCGGTGCTGCGCCTTATCACCGCGCCGCCGCTGGGGCTTGCGCTGACCTCCGACGGCAACGGCCGGTGGTGCGCGTCCGACCCACGGCGCGGAGCAGCGCTGTCGGTGCTGGAGGCGGCGGCCAACCTTGCGTGTGTGGGCGCGGAGCCGCTGGCGGTCACCGACTGCCTCAACTTCGGCAGCCCGGAGCGGCCCGAGGTGTTCTGGGCCTTCCGCGAAACGATCGAGGGCATCGCGGAGGCGTGCGAGGGCCTCGGGGTTCCGGTGATAGGCGGCAACGTTTCTTTCTACAACGAGGCAGAGGGCGGGGAGGGTCCCGGCCGTGCGATCTTCCCGACGCCGGTGGTGGCCATGGTCGGGCTGCTCGACGACGTGGCACGCGCGGGGCGGATGGGTTTCGCCCGGGAAGGCGACCTGGTTGTCCTGTTGGGCGACCCCGGAGGGACCCTCGGGGCGAGCCTGTACCAGTGCGCGTTCGGGGGCGAGGTCAGGGGCCGGCCGGCTAATCCTGAACTGGAGCGCTCGGCGCGCGCGATCGCCTGCGCACGCGAGGCGGTGCGCGCCGGAGTGGTGTCGTCGGTTCATGACGCCGGCGACGGCGGGATCGCCGTGGCACTGGCCGAGGCGTGCATGGCGGGCGAAACAGGCGCCTCGGTAACGCTGCCGGATGGTCCTGTCGCGGAGGTCTGGTTCGGGGAAGGTCCGGCGCGGTTCGTCGCGTCGCTCCCTCCCGAGCGCCTGGACTCGCTGGACGAGTTGGCCCGCAGGCACGGCGTGTCGGTCCGCGTTCTCGGCCATGTCGGCGGCCCGGCCCTGCGCCTGGCCCAGGCGGGTGATGCCGGGCCCACCGACCCGATCGAACTGCCCCTGGCAAAGATGACCGAGGCCTGGGAGGGCCTGGAGGTTTAG
- the purS gene encoding phosphoribosylformylglycinamidine synthase subunit PurS, translated as MRSFRVTIMLKPGVLDAPGQAVERGLDALGYRVEQVRMGKVVEMILPDEERAGVDEMCARFLANPLIETWTIEEIPGGSGP; from the coding sequence ATGCGCTCGTTTCGAGTCACCATCATGCTGAAGCCCGGCGTGCTGGACGCGCCCGGCCAGGCGGTCGAGCGCGGACTGGATGCGCTGGGCTATCGAGTGGAGCAGGTGCGCATGGGCAAGGTGGTCGAGATGATCCTTCCCGACGAAGAGCGTGCGGGTGTGGACGAGATGTGCGCACGGTTCCTGGCCAACCCGCTGATCGAGACCTGGACGATCGAGGAGATCCCAGGGGGGTCGGGTCCGTGA
- the purQ gene encoding phosphoribosylformylglycinamidine synthase subunit PurQ, whose product MTWGVVFFPGSNCDRDCVHVLRSVLGQHVEEVWHEDRSLEGIDALVLPGGFSYGDYLRSGAIAATAPVMRAVREIAARGAPVLGICNGFQILTEAGLLPGTLLHNASLRFRCHPAWVRVESDRTPFTAGMRPGTVLRMPVAHGEGAYFAPPAEVAALEEAGRVVFRYCDPLGWVTPQANPNGSVAGIAGVASDAGNVVGLMPHPERASEALLGSIDGRRLFESVVGALVGAG is encoded by the coding sequence GTGACCTGGGGCGTGGTGTTCTTCCCCGGCTCCAACTGCGACAGGGACTGCGTGCACGTGCTCCGGTCGGTGCTGGGCCAGCATGTCGAGGAAGTCTGGCACGAGGACCGGTCGCTGGAGGGGATAGACGCGCTGGTCCTTCCGGGAGGGTTCTCCTACGGCGACTACCTGCGGTCCGGGGCGATCGCCGCGACCGCGCCCGTGATGCGGGCCGTGCGCGAGATCGCGGCACGCGGCGCGCCGGTGCTGGGAATCTGCAACGGCTTTCAGATCCTGACCGAGGCAGGCCTGCTTCCAGGCACCCTGCTTCACAACGCCTCGCTGCGGTTCCGGTGCCACCCGGCGTGGGTGCGCGTGGAGTCCGATCGGACGCCGTTCACCGCGGGCATGCGGCCCGGGACGGTGCTGCGGATGCCGGTGGCGCACGGCGAGGGCGCGTACTTCGCGCCGCCGGCCGAGGTGGCGGCGCTGGAGGAAGCGGGGCGCGTGGTCTTTCGCTACTGCGATCCCCTGGGCTGGGTCACGCCCCAGGCCAATCCCAACGGCTCGGTGGCAGGGATCGCGGGCGTGGCCTCTGACGCGGGCAACGTGGTCGGTCTGATGCCGCACCCGGAGCGCGCCTCGGAAGCGCTGCTGGGTTCGATAGACGGTCGCCGGCTGTTTGAATCCGTGGTCGGCGCGCTGGTGGGTGCGGGATGA
- a CDS encoding adenylosuccinate synthase: MSVTAVVGGHWGDEGKGKIVDALAAEADLVIRYNGGTNAGHTIVSDYGIFRLHLVPSGVLYPSAVCLIGPGVVVNPDALIEELAMLKASGVSTHNVFVSNRAHIVMPHHLMLDVREEALRGSSSHGTTKQGIWPAYADKVARVGVRVGDLLHPAYLDEAVRYQVARTNRVLAGTGNGGTVGGGAVDADDLLERCARWREALAPRIVDSHGMVQRALRAGARILVEGHLGVMRDLDWGIYPYVTSSTCLPGGAAAGAGIPASSITRVVGVVKAYTTAVGAGPMPTEIQDATADFIREAGQEFGTTTGRPRRCGWFDAVAARFAAELAGFTELAVMKLDVLSGMDHVRICSGYRLRGVLLDGMPDTVALQEVEPVYETLPGWRLPKRIEAPCDLPVEARLFLDRLVALVEVPVTMVGVGREREALLRFGTPAGSEGRR, translated from the coding sequence GTGTCGGTAACCGCGGTCGTCGGAGGTCACTGGGGCGACGAGGGCAAGGGCAAGATCGTGGACGCCCTGGCCGCCGAGGCGGATCTCGTCATCCGCTACAACGGTGGAACCAACGCCGGGCACACGATTGTCAGCGATTACGGCATCTTCCGGCTGCATCTCGTGCCCTCGGGCGTGCTCTACCCGTCGGCTGTTTGCCTGATCGGCCCAGGCGTGGTGGTCAACCCGGACGCGCTGATCGAGGAGCTGGCGATGCTCAAAGCCAGCGGGGTCTCCACGCACAACGTGTTTGTATCCAACAGGGCGCACATTGTGATGCCCCACCACCTGATGCTGGACGTGCGCGAAGAAGCGCTTCGCGGCAGCAGTAGTCACGGCACCACGAAGCAGGGGATCTGGCCGGCATATGCGGACAAGGTTGCCCGCGTAGGCGTCCGCGTGGGCGATCTCCTGCATCCCGCATATCTGGATGAAGCGGTCCGGTACCAGGTGGCCAGGACGAACCGTGTGCTGGCCGGGACCGGAAACGGCGGGACCGTGGGCGGCGGTGCCGTGGACGCGGATGATCTGCTGGAGCGCTGTGCCAGATGGCGCGAGGCGTTGGCTCCCCGCATCGTGGACAGCCACGGAATGGTGCAGCGTGCCCTGCGCGCAGGGGCGCGCATCCTGGTGGAGGGGCACCTGGGGGTGATGCGCGACCTGGACTGGGGGATCTACCCCTATGTGACCTCATCCACCTGCCTGCCGGGCGGAGCAGCCGCCGGCGCCGGCATTCCCGCATCCAGCATCACGCGCGTGGTAGGGGTGGTCAAGGCCTATACAACCGCGGTGGGTGCCGGGCCCATGCCGACCGAGATCCAAGACGCCACCGCGGACTTCATTCGCGAGGCAGGGCAGGAGTTCGGCACGACCACCGGCCGGCCGCGGCGGTGCGGGTGGTTTGACGCGGTGGCCGCACGGTTTGCGGCCGAGCTGGCAGGTTTCACCGAACTGGCTGTGATGAAACTAGACGTGCTGTCGGGCATGGACCATGTCAGGATCTGCTCGGGCTACCGTCTGCGCGGCGTCTTGCTGGACGGCATGCCGGACACGGTGGCGCTGCAGGAGGTCGAGCCCGTCTACGAGACGCTTCCCGGCTGGCGGCTTCCCAAGCGGATTGAGGCTCCCTGCGATCTTCCGGTGGAAGCCCGCCTGTTCCTGGACCGCCTGGTTGCCCTGGTGGAGGTGCCGGTGACGATGGTCGGCGTGGGCAGGGAACGCGAGGCCCTGCTGCGCTTTGGGACCCCGGCCGGATCAGAGGGCCGGCGGTGA
- a CDS encoding phosphoribosylaminoimidazolesuccinocarboxamide synthase: MSLSDAPAVVTTDLPLPVFARGKVRDVYDLGEHLLIVATDRLSAFDHVLPSPVPGKGRILTRLSAFWFARTRSIVPNHLMTTDEDQMRLPPAVAEQVRLLDGRAMLVRRANRIDVECVVRGYLTGSGWQEYRRDGAVCGVRLPDGLADGARLPHPIFTPATKAASGHDQNIAFEEVVRMVGGALAERLRDLSLALYLHAAVHAEGRGLVLADTKFEFGLARGAPGDAAGDALMLIDEALTPDSSRYWDAAEYAAGRLASFDKQIVRDYLTRAGWNRESPAPALPSEVVEATRQRYLETYRRLTGEEIA; this comes from the coding sequence ATGAGCCTCTCGGACGCGCCGGCCGTCGTCACCACCGATCTTCCCCTGCCGGTGTTTGCGCGGGGCAAGGTGCGCGACGTCTACGATCTGGGTGAGCACCTTCTCATCGTGGCCACCGACCGCCTGTCCGCATTCGACCACGTGCTGCCCTCACCGGTGCCCGGAAAAGGCCGCATCCTGACGCGGCTCTCGGCGTTCTGGTTCGCGCGAACCCGATCCATTGTCCCGAATCACCTTATGACCACGGACGAGGACCAGATGCGCCTGCCGCCGGCGGTCGCTGAGCAGGTTCGGCTCCTGGACGGCCGGGCCATGCTTGTGAGGCGGGCCAACCGGATTGACGTGGAGTGCGTGGTGCGGGGATACCTGACGGGATCCGGTTGGCAGGAATACCGCCGGGACGGCGCGGTCTGCGGCGTGCGGCTGCCGGATGGTCTTGCAGACGGCGCCCGCCTGCCACACCCGATCTTCACGCCGGCGACCAAGGCCGCCTCAGGGCACGATCAGAACATCGCGTTCGAGGAGGTCGTGCGCATGGTGGGCGGGGCGTTGGCGGAGCGCCTGCGCGATCTCAGTCTGGCGCTCTACCTCCACGCCGCCGTGCACGCGGAGGGCCGCGGCCTTGTGCTCGCCGATACCAAGTTCGAGTTCGGGTTGGCCCGCGGCGCGCCGGGCGATGCGGCGGGCGACGCGTTGATGCTGATTGACGAGGCGCTCACCCCGGACTCATCGCGCTACTGGGACGCCGCGGAGTACGCGGCCGGAAGACTGGCGTCATTTGACAAGCAGATAGTGCGCGATTACCTGACGCGCGCCGGATGGAACCGTGAGTCACCGGCGCCGGCCCTGCCGTCTGAGGTGGTAGAGGCCACGCGCCAGCGCTACCTGGAAACGTACCGGCGTCTGACCGGGGAGGAGATTGCGTAG
- the purB gene encoding adenylosuccinate lyase, with protein MIERYSTSEMRALWAPETKFAVWLEIELLAVEAQAAHGLVPHEVAARLRRTARCGTPARIDEIERTETQHDVVAFLRSVAELTGPDASHLHRGLGSSDVVDTAQSVLLVRAADLILEALAGVRRVTAAIASGHRYTLMAGRTHGMQAEPITFGVKVALWHAELGRAEARLRAAREAVRVGKLSGEVGTFIHSPPEIEAAVCAGLGLEPAPVSSQILQRDRHAEYVGALAILAGSIEKIATEIRSLQRTEVGEVEEPFGERQTGSSAMPHKRNPILCERLVGLARAVRGAVPVALENQALWGERDISHSSAERLILPQATGLVHYMLGILHRVLSGLRVHPQAMRRNLEASGGLVFSHRVLLALMERGHSRDEAYRIVQETATAALEGGGRFGDLLVARGVLAPEERDACFDPAPYLRHVDVILERAGIPR; from the coding sequence GTGATAGAGCGCTACTCCACCAGCGAGATGAGGGCGCTGTGGGCTCCCGAGACCAAGTTCGCGGTGTGGCTGGAGATCGAGTTGCTGGCGGTGGAGGCCCAGGCCGCCCACGGACTGGTTCCCCACGAGGTCGCGGCGCGGCTGCGCCGCACGGCAAGATGCGGGACCCCCGCGCGCATTGACGAGATCGAGCGCACGGAAACCCAGCACGACGTAGTCGCTTTCCTGCGCTCGGTGGCCGAGTTGACCGGCCCCGACGCCTCACACCTCCACCGGGGGTTGGGCTCGTCGGACGTGGTGGACACAGCCCAGTCGGTGCTGCTGGTGCGCGCGGCCGATCTGATTCTGGAAGCGTTGGCCGGGGTGCGCCGGGTCACCGCCGCGATCGCTTCCGGTCACCGCTACACGCTCATGGCCGGCCGGACGCACGGGATGCAGGCCGAGCCCATTACCTTCGGGGTCAAGGTGGCGCTTTGGCACGCGGAGCTGGGCCGGGCCGAGGCCCGGCTGCGCGCGGCCCGAGAGGCGGTGCGCGTGGGCAAGCTCTCGGGCGAGGTGGGGACCTTCATCCACAGTCCTCCCGAGATAGAGGCCGCGGTGTGCGCGGGCCTGGGCCTGGAGCCGGCGCCGGTGAGCAGCCAGATCCTGCAGCGCGACCGTCACGCCGAGTACGTGGGGGCCCTGGCCATACTGGCCGGGAGCATCGAGAAGATCGCCACCGAGATCCGCTCTCTGCAGCGCACCGAGGTGGGAGAGGTCGAAGAGCCCTTTGGGGAGCGCCAGACAGGATCGTCTGCGATGCCCCACAAGCGCAATCCTATCCTGTGCGAGCGGCTGGTGGGGCTGGCGCGCGCCGTGCGCGGCGCGGTGCCCGTTGCGCTGGAGAACCAGGCGCTGTGGGGCGAGCGCGACATCAGTCACTCTTCGGCCGAGCGGCTGATCCTGCCGCAGGCGACCGGGCTGGTGCACTACATGTTGGGAATCCTCCACCGTGTGCTCTCCGGGCTGCGCGTCCACCCACAGGCCATGCGGCGCAACCTCGAGGCCTCAGGGGGCCTTGTCTTTAGCCACCGGGTGCTGCTGGCGCTGATGGAGAGAGGCCACAGCCGCGATGAGGCCTACCGGATCGTGCAGGAGACGGCGACCGCGGCGCTGGAAGGCGGGGGCAGGTTTGGGGATCTGCTGGTGGCCCGCGGAGTGCTCGCGCCGGAGGAACGGGACGCATGCTTCGATCCGGCGCCCTACCTGCGCCACGTGGACGTGATTCTGGAGCGCGCCGGTATCCCGCGATGA
- the purD gene encoding phosphoribosylamine--glycine ligase: MPNLLRMFVIGGGGREHALAWHLRRHYPDAVLYCAPGNPGISGLATCLPISVTDLASLADAASSLEIDLTIVGPEAPLVAGIVDLFETRGLNIIGPTAPAAALEGSKVFAKDLMQRHGIPTAEHASFDDPFSALRYLEDFPGQVVVKADGLAAGKGVIVCDDFAQARSAVETMLVDRAFGDAGRQIVIEERLEGDEVSIFALVDGEAVALLPAAQDHKRAYDGDQGPNTGGMGAAAPVPLDRELRQRVLSEIIEPTARAMCAEGRPYRGILFAGLMLTRHGPRVLEFNCRLGDPEAQVILPLLGTALPEAFASLREGRLVSGGLSETRGAAVGVVMASRGYPERYETGVPISGLERAAEEALVFHSGTSFRDGIVATGGGRVLTVVGQGGTLREARARAYRATDWIRFDGMHYRRDIGARLEAAAQARSAVVPAGRR; encoded by the coding sequence GCACCTGCGTCGGCATTACCCTGACGCCGTCCTCTATTGCGCTCCAGGAAACCCGGGTATCTCCGGACTCGCCACCTGCCTGCCGATCTCCGTCACCGACCTGGCATCGCTCGCGGACGCTGCTTCATCGCTCGAGATTGACCTGACGATAGTCGGTCCTGAGGCGCCGCTTGTTGCGGGCATAGTGGACCTCTTCGAGACGCGCGGCCTCAACATCATTGGCCCGACCGCGCCGGCTGCTGCGCTGGAAGGCAGCAAGGTATTCGCCAAGGACCTCATGCAGCGCCATGGGATTCCAACCGCGGAACACGCCTCGTTTGACGATCCGTTTTCCGCGCTCAGGTATCTTGAGGACTTTCCCGGCCAGGTGGTTGTGAAGGCCGACGGTTTGGCCGCGGGCAAGGGCGTCATCGTCTGCGACGATTTCGCTCAGGCCCGGAGCGCCGTGGAGACGATGCTGGTGGATCGTGCCTTTGGCGACGCCGGCCGGCAGATCGTCATAGAAGAACGTCTGGAGGGCGACGAGGTAAGCATCTTCGCCCTGGTGGACGGCGAGGCCGTTGCGCTGCTACCGGCGGCGCAGGATCACAAACGCGCGTACGACGGCGACCAGGGGCCCAACACAGGAGGTATGGGCGCGGCTGCGCCGGTTCCTCTGGACCGGGAGTTGCGCCAGCGCGTCCTGTCCGAGATCATCGAACCCACCGCGCGCGCGATGTGCGCGGAAGGCCGCCCGTATCGCGGCATCCTCTTCGCTGGGCTGATGCTGACCCGCCACGGTCCCAGGGTGCTGGAGTTCAACTGCCGGCTGGGAGATCCGGAGGCACAGGTGATCCTGCCGCTCCTGGGGACCGCGCTGCCGGAGGCGTTCGCCTCGCTGCGGGAAGGCCGGTTGGTTTCCGGCGGCCTCTCGGAAACGCGCGGCGCGGCGGTCGGGGTCGTGATGGCGTCCCGCGGTTACCCTGAGCGGTATGAGACCGGAGTTCCCATCTCCGGCCTCGAACGGGCCGCCGAAGAGGCTCTCGTCTTTCACAGCGGCACGAGCTTCCGAGATGGAATCGTTGCAACCGGCGGCGGCCGCGTTCTGACGGTGGTCGGGCAGGGCGGGACGCTGCGTGAGGCGCGTGCACGCGCCTACCGCGCCACCGACTGGATACGGTTCGATGGGATGCACTACCGGCGGGACATAGGCGCCAGGTTGGAAGCCGCAGCCCAGGCCCGAAGCGCCGTCGTGCCCGCGGGCAGGAGGTAG